Within the Candidatus Parvarchaeota archaeon genome, the region TATATAAATCTTGCGAACATAACTTCGGCAATCGTCAAAGTTGCTTATAAATGCCCCCATGGCAAGCAGCGAAAACAGCTGAGCAGGCACACAGATAATGGCAGTCCAGGGCATTACGGCCTTGAAATCAACTATCAAAATTATAAACCTGCATTAGCAAAATCAAATCAAGACAAGGCAGTAACTGGGCTTTTTGTTTTGCGCCCAGCCGAGTATTCATTTTCTAGTCTAGACTAGTGTTTTTCGAGGGTGATAATAATGGTCATGGAACTTAACTCGCAGAATTTCAAGGAGGAGGTGGGCTCAAAGGGCTTTGTGCTTGTTGATTTTTGGGCTCCCTGGTGCGGCCCGTGCAGGATGCTAGGTCCGGTAATCGAGTCGCTTTCCGAGACCATGAAAGGGAAGCTTAAGTTTGCAAAGCTTAACGTGGATGACGAAGGCGAAATCGCGGGCGCGTTTGGCGTCATGAGCATCCCGGCCATCAT harbors:
- the trxA gene encoding thioredoxin yields the protein MVMELNSQNFKEEVGSKGFVLVDFWAPWCGPCRMLGPVIESLSETMKGKLKFAKLNVDDEGEIAGAFGVMSIPAIILFKDGKAIAQRTGAAQADAMKKWIEETLAK